Proteins from a single region of Primulina tabacum isolate GXHZ01 chromosome 5, ASM2559414v2, whole genome shotgun sequence:
- the LOC142545558 gene encoding small ribosomal subunit protein bS6m, whose product MPLYDCVLLLKPNVVKEAVMDLVSRVGKHVYGRNGVLTNIKSFGTVQLGYGIKKLDGRYYQAQLMQMTMMTPPSFNSELRYLNKEDRLLRWLLVKHRDIKYGLEFSEDDAKNELRSLRLFDDVYSEEDEDDDDEGEDDEYEVKHSETGEGM is encoded by the exons ATGCCTCTTTATGACTGTGTGCTTTTGTTGAAACCCAATGTGGTGAAGGAAGCTGTGATGGATTTGGTTTCACGGGTTGGAAAGCATGTCTATGGAAGAAATGGGGTTCTGACCAATATTAAGTCCTTTGGGACCGTACAATTGGGATATGGAATTAAGAAACTGGATGGAAGATACTATCAG GCCCAGCTGATGCAGATGACGATGATGACTCCACCCAGTTTTAACAGCGAACTGCGGTATCTGAACAAGGAAGACAGATTACTTCGCTGGCTTTTGGTCAAACACCGTGACATCAAATATGGACTGGAATTCAGCGAAGATGATGCTAAAAATGAGCTCAGGAGTCTCAGATTATTCGATGATGTGTACTCGGAAGAAGATGAGGACGATGATGACGAGGGTGAGGATGATGAATATGAAGTAAAGCATTCAGAAACTGGAGAAGGGATGTGA